Genomic DNA from Salinibacterium sp. NK8237:
TCAGGGCCTGAGGAGACTGAACACCCACGCCATCGTGAATACGACGACAGCCATGAGCGGGAAAAGCCAGTTGACGGCGATCCGCAACTGGCTCCAATCACGTGGTCGCCCCTCGTCATCCGGTGCGTGCAATGGCGCAATAATCTCATCATCGTCGCGACTGCGCAGCGTTGCGACAGTGCCGACAACGGACAGCATGACCAGAACAGCCCCAGTGCCAATGAGCAGCGGTAGCGCAGACCCCATCAGCCACGCGTCATCCGCTGACGCCGGAGCCACGAGCGCTGCGAGACCGCCGGAAGCCCCCGCGACGAGCATCAGCACCACCGGAAGCCACCGTTGGCGAATGACCGCTCGCGGATAGAACGGGAAAGCAAACAACACGGTTAAGAGCACAGGGATGCCCAACAACAGCAGCTGAGGCACCGAGACGAGAACGAGGTCTTGATCAAACCGTGCAGTGCTGGCCACAGAAAATATGAGGAATGTGAAGAGCCCCAACACGGGCAAAAGCACCGTGCGGATCCTTTGCTCACGCGTATTCATAGTGGGAAGTTCCAGCGACGCCGCGTACTCACGTGGAGAGCCAAACGCTTCTTCCGCACTCTGTCCGGAGTCTGTCAGAAGCTCACGAACACCGGCGATGGCATCCCCGATTGCAGGGCCTGACACGTGGCGCAAGCGAAGCTCGACAGTGAAGGACTCGATCCAGGTGTCGTCAGTCGTTGAGGTTGTCATGGGGTCTCCGTTTCTGCTGTGCGCGCTGTGTTCAGAAAGTCGCTACCAATCGCGGCAAATCGCAGCCATTCCGATCGTGTTCGGTCTAGCTCGATTCGCCCTCGTTTCGTGAGCGAAAAGTACTTACGGCCTGGGCCGCCGTCACCCGGGCGCCACTCGACGGAGACGAACCCCACCGACTCATAGCGACTGAGAAGGGGATAGAGGGTGCCGCCCTTGACCGTCCCCAACCCATTGGCTTCAAGCTCTGCGATGATCGCGTAACCGTAGGAAGCGCCTTGCTCCAGTGCACGCAGGGTGAAGATGCCCAACACCGCACGCATCCAGTCGCTTGGCCACTCGGCGACTGGCCCCTCGGCTTCCGGTTCTTCTACACTCATGACTAGATTGTCTCTCTAACTAGTTAGACATGTCAAGGCTTCTCCTCCGACAAACGACCACTCGCTCCGGTTGACTTTCCACTCGCTCAGGCGTCTAATGGGAATACCCCTTGGGGGTATCCGGTTGGAGGGAATA
This window encodes:
- a CDS encoding PadR family transcriptional regulator; protein product: MSVEEPEAEGPVAEWPSDWMRAVLGIFTLRALEQGASYGYAIIAELEANGLGTVKGGTLYPLLSRYESVGFVSVEWRPGDGGPGRKYFSLTKRGRIELDRTRSEWLRFAAIGSDFLNTARTAETETP